The following coding sequences lie in one Mercenaria mercenaria strain notata chromosome 5, MADL_Memer_1, whole genome shotgun sequence genomic window:
- the LOC123558866 gene encoding mu-type opioid receptor-like, whose amino-acid sequence MLNMNNSSINVNVTSSNISEEDEKGLDGYQYSLFVANIVICLLNLTGNICVLVLICQRRLLGRTTNVFVFSLAMSDAICCVAAIPYNAMLALERDMSVYLCKGYFYALCISRTAVSYTVILLTTEKILNILHPSRFITAGRCMFFISLVWFFSVAYNVWTVVFYTIYDYDKITYIEYMMDSSKILYGKKCFFSHRFKALRGIFLTIDFVMLFILPCAIIAIEFCVILRKQHGTIKQRFETYYYIMRFIFFIFLVYIICHLPFEIGTLVKGGTRDPNEISGIFYEMSLTLYYTRGVLYLIVYMYFKQYVCRRSRRLNASNSGHQINRIYLELPVRGQCRGLSLNELRLMK is encoded by the coding sequence ATGCTAAATATGAATAACTCTTCCATTAATGTTAATGTAACGTCCTCAAACATCAGTGAAGAAGACGAGAAGGGATTAGACGGATATCAATATTCATTGTTTGTTGCCAATATCGTGATCTGTCTTCTCAATTTGACTGGAAACATCTGTGTTCTTGTACTTATATGTCAAAGAAGATTGTTAGGCCGAACCACAAACGTGTTTGTGTTTTCCTTGGCAATGTCTGACGCAATCTGTTGTGTTGCTGCGATACCTTACAATGCAATGTTGGCTCTTGAAAGAGACATGTCAGTATATCTATGTAAAGGTTATTTCTATGCTCTTTGCATTTCAAGGACAGCCGTGTCTTACACAGTTATCTTGCTTACAACAGAGAAAATATTGAACATACTACATCCCTCACGGTTTATAACAGCTGGAAGATGTATGTTTTTCATCAGTCTTGTATGGTTTTTCTCGGTAGCATACAACGTATGGACAGTGGTCTTCTATACTATATATGACTATGACAAAATTACTTATATAGAATATATGATGGATTCCTCGAAAATTCTTTATGgcaagaaatgtttcttttcacaTAGATTTAAAGCATTAAGAGGAATATTTTTGACTATAGATTTTGTGATGCTTTTTATTCTACCATGTGCAATCATAGCTATTGAATTTTGTGTAATTCTAAGAAAACAGCATGGTACAATAAAACAGCGATTTGAGACATATTATTACATCATGcgatttatatttttcatatttttggtaTATATAATCTGTCATTTACCATTTGAAATAGGAACGTTAGTAAAGGGAGGCACTCGTGACCCGAACGAAATTAGCGGGATCTTCTACGAAATGTCTTTAACGTTGTACTACACAAGAGGCGTGCTGTATCTTATTGTGTATATGTACTTTAAACAATATGTTTGTCGGCGGAGTAGGCGCTTGAACGCCTCTAATTCTGGACATCAAATAAACAGAATCTACCTGGAGTTGCCAGTTCGAGGACAGTGTAGAGGCCTCTCTTTAAATGAACTAAGGTTAATGAAATGA